The proteins below come from a single Panulirus ornatus isolate Po-2019 chromosome 22, ASM3632096v1, whole genome shotgun sequence genomic window:
- the LOC139756538 gene encoding exosome complex component RRP40-like isoform X1, with protein MSPKVGGVKILQVVLPGDEVLQFNPDGNRECIFIGPGLRWQENIIFATRSGVLKKTSQNLYYIDNHQKRYIPQKREFVIGIILKKNSDNYIIDIGGSEKAKISLMVFENSSKKTRKEMKPGDIIFGQVLVANKDIEPELVCIDVFDNSVGIGALPEDGIMFSIPLHVARMIVNPDNSFLLTISKRIKFKIVVGFNGRVWLKAPRQSDMLAVMNCLLMLEVMPLKEAEWNVFRMIDSFSVKSRN; from the exons ATGAGTCCAAA AGTTGGTGGAGTGAAAATCTTGCAAGTCGTCCTGCCAGGAGATGAGGTCTTACAGTTTAACCCAGATGGAAATAGGGAGTGCATCTTCATAGGTCCAGGGCTTCGCTGGCAGGAGAATATTATATTTGCAACCCGTTCAGGTGTCTTGAAGAAAACTAGCCAGAATCTGTACTACATAGATAAtcatcaaaagcgatacattccTCAAAAGAGGGAATTTGTCATTGGAATAATCCTTAAGAAAAATAGTGATAATTATATAATTGacataggaggaagtgaaaaggcaAAAATATCCCTTATGGTTTTTGAGAATTCCTCAAAGAAAACCAGAAAGGAGATGAAACCTGGGGACATCATCTTTGGACAGGTACTTGTAGCTAACAAAGACATAGAACCTGAGCTGGTGTGTATTGATGTATTTGATAATTCAGTGGGTATAGGAGCACTTCCAGAAGATGGCATCATGTTCAGTATCCCTTTGCATGTTGCTCGGATGATTGTGAATCCTGACAATTCATTCTTATTAACCATTTCAAAAAGAATTAAGTTTAAAATAGTGGTGGGCTTTAATGGACGAGTGTGGTTAAAGGCTCCAAGACAGAGTGATATGCTGGCTGTCATGAATTGCCTATTGATGTTAGAGGTTATGCCCTTGAAAGAAGCAGAGTGGAATGTGTTCAGAATGATAGACTCATTTTCAGTAAAAAGTAGAAACTAA